Proteins encoded in a region of the Lepisosteus oculatus isolate fLepOcu1 chromosome 23, fLepOcu1.hap2, whole genome shotgun sequence genome:
- the LOC102691376 gene encoding uncharacterized protein isoform X2: MTLSFSGWQVLEDRRRLRAEEEPQSGRAYTMYHGTHLAHAKAIVRAGFRRSGDGLLGAGVYVSRNIEKAKCYPLGAGRQDKVVFKLKVRVGRVKKIDRDDHPLQKTWHQQGYDSAWVPPHSRISSIKSGREEDCVWDPRRIALVDVACCADAAARRELRRMIQGHRGGSPGGGCRLCHGEAAGRHPAESCWACGRVVCPFQRKHACKKRRPLQAE, from the coding sequence ATGACGCTGTCCTTCTCAGGGTGGCAGGTCCTGGAGGACAGGAGACGCCTGCGGGCCGAGGAGGAGCCCCAGAGCGGCCGCGCCTACACCATGTACCACGGCACCCACCTGGCGCACGCCAAGGCCATCGTCCGGGCCGGCTTCCGGCGCTCCGGGGACGGCCTGCTGGGCGCCGGCGTCTACGTCAGCCGCAACATCGAGAAGGCCAAGTGCTACCCGCTGGGCGCGGGCCGGCAGGACAAGGTGGTGTTCAAGCTGAAGGTGCGCGTGGGCAGGGTGAAGAAGATCGACCGCGACGACCACCCGCTGCAGAAGACCTGGCACCAGCAGGGCTACGACTCCGCCTGGGTGCCGCCCCACAGCCGCATCAGCAGCATCAAGTCCGGCCGGGAGGAGGACTGCGTCTGGGACCCCCGGCGGATCGCCCTGGTGGACGTGGCCTGCTGCGCGGACGCCGCCGCCCGCCGCGAGCTCCGCCGGATGATCCAGGGGCACCGGGGGGGCTCCCCAGGGGGCGGTTGCCGGCTGTGCCACGGGGAGGCGGCCGGGCGCCATCCCGCCGAGAGCTGCTGGGCGTGCGGCCGGGTCGTCTGCCCCTTCCAGAGAAAGCACGCCTGCAAGAAGCGGCGCCCTCTGCAGGCAGAGTGA
- the sdhdb gene encoding succinate dehydrogenase [ubiquinone] cytochrome b small subunit B, mitochondrial isoform X1: protein MAALVRLSSVCNRGARSLLFSNSLLARPLVSTRKSRDPPTLLAAQIHLSPAHHAAGSKAASLHWTGERALSVVLLGLLPAAYLYPGPAMDYSLAAALTLHGHWGLGQVVTDYVHGSSSIKVANAGLLALSAVTFAGLCYFNYHDVGICKAVAMLWTL from the exons ATGGCGGCTCTCGTGCGGTTGAGTTCTGTTTGCAACAGAGGCGCTAGAT CTCTGCTTTTCTCGAATTCCCTCCTCGCCCGCCCGCTGGTTTCCACAAGGAAGAGCCGCGACCCCCCCACCCTGCTGGCCGCCCAGATACACCTCTCCCCGGCACACCATG CAGCCGGCTCGAAGGCGGCGTCTCTGCACTGGACGGGCGAGCGAGCCCTGAGTGTGGTCCTGCTGGGCCTGCTGCCCGCGGCCTATCTGTACCCGGGTCCGGCCATGGACTACTCCCTGGCAGCGGCTCTCACCCTCCACGGGCACTG GGGTTTGGGCCAGGTGGTGACGGACTACGTCCACGGAAGCAGCTCCATAAAGGTGGCCAACGCCGGCCTCCTCGCCCTCTCGGCGGTCACCTTCGCCGGCCTCTGCTACTTCAACTACCACGACGTGGGCATCTGCAAGGCCGTGGCCATGCTGTGGACCCTGTAG
- the timm8b gene encoding mitochondrial import inner membrane translocase subunit Tim8 B, giving the protein MDDLNSGVDFASASGLEKAEAAELQRMLAVEQQKAQFQAQVHNFTDVCWDKCVDRPGSKLDSRTETCLVNCVERFIDTTLAITSRFSQMVQKGAH; this is encoded by the exons ATGGACGATCTGAACTCGGGTGTGGATTTCGCTTCGGCCAGCGGCTTGGAGAAGGCGGAGGCCGCCGAGCTGCAGCGGATGCTGGCCGTGGAGCAGCAGAAGGCGCAGTTCCAGGCCCAG GTGCACAACTTCACGGACGTGTGCTGGGACAAGTGCGTGGACAGGCCGGGCTCCAAGCTGGACTCCAGGACGGAGACGTGCCTGGTGAACTGTGTGGAGCGCTTCATCGACACCACCCTCGCCATCACCAGCCGCTTCTCGCAGATGGTGCAGAAAGGGGCGCACTGA
- the LOC102691376 gene encoding uncharacterized protein isoform X1, with translation MRLYHFKTRDFSARFLFLVDRVIRSVHTAVFAGVRHDQRPLSSAGSCLAFLLGPTANHPGRLSTTKRPGMTLSFSGWQVLEDRRRLRAEEEPQSGRAYTMYHGTHLAHAKAIVRAGFRRSGDGLLGAGVYVSRNIEKAKCYPLGAGRQDKVVFKLKVRVGRVKKIDRDDHPLQKTWHQQGYDSAWVPPHSRISSIKSGREEDCVWDPRRIALVDVACCADAAARRELRRMIQGHRGGSPGGGCRLCHGEAAGRHPAESCWACGRVVCPFQRKHACKKRRPLQAE, from the exons ATGCgactttatcattttaaaacgcGCGACTTTTCTGCTAGATTTTTATTCCTCGTTGACCGAGTCATTCGATCTGTCCACACCGCCGTTTTCGCCGGTGTCCGACACGACCAGCGTCCGCTTTCCAGCGCCGGGAGCTGCCTCGCGTTCCTGCTCGGACCGACCGCAAACCACCCGGGCCGTCTGTCCACAACGAAAAG GCCCGGCATGACGCTGTCCTTCTCAGGGTGGCAGGTCCTGGAGGACAGGAGACGCCTGCGGGCCGAGGAGGAGCCCCAGAGCGGCCGCGCCTACACCATGTACCACGGCACCCACCTGGCGCACGCCAAGGCCATCGTCCGGGCCGGCTTCCGGCGCTCCGGGGACGGCCTGCTGGGCGCCGGCGTCTACGTCAGCCGCAACATCGAGAAGGCCAAGTGCTACCCGCTGGGCGCGGGCCGGCAGGACAAGGTGGTGTTCAAGCTGAAGGTGCGCGTGGGCAGGGTGAAGAAGATCGACCGCGACGACCACCCGCTGCAGAAGACCTGGCACCAGCAGGGCTACGACTCCGCCTGGGTGCCGCCCCACAGCCGCATCAGCAGCATCAAGTCCGGCCGGGAGGAGGACTGCGTCTGGGACCCCCGGCGGATCGCCCTGGTGGACGTGGCCTGCTGCGCGGACGCCGCCGCCCGCCGCGAGCTCCGCCGGATGATCCAGGGGCACCGGGGGGGCTCCCCAGGGGGCGGTTGCCGGCTGTGCCACGGGGAGGCGGCCGGGCGCCATCCCGCCGAGAGCTGCTGGGCGTGCGGCCGGGTCGTCTGCCCCTTCCAGAGAAAGCACGCCTGCAAGAAGCGGCGCCCTCTGCAGGCAGAGTGA
- the sdhdb gene encoding succinate dehydrogenase [ubiquinone] cytochrome b small subunit B, mitochondrial isoform X2, which produces MAALVRLSSVCNRGARSLLFSNSLLARPLVSTRKSRDPPTLLAAQIHLSPAHHAGSKAASLHWTGERALSVVLLGLLPAAYLYPGPAMDYSLAAALTLHGHWGLGQVVTDYVHGSSSIKVANAGLLALSAVTFAGLCYFNYHDVGICKAVAMLWTL; this is translated from the exons ATGGCGGCTCTCGTGCGGTTGAGTTCTGTTTGCAACAGAGGCGCTAGAT CTCTGCTTTTCTCGAATTCCCTCCTCGCCCGCCCGCTGGTTTCCACAAGGAAGAGCCGCGACCCCCCCACCCTGCTGGCCGCCCAGATACACCTCTCCCCGGCACACCATG CCGGCTCGAAGGCGGCGTCTCTGCACTGGACGGGCGAGCGAGCCCTGAGTGTGGTCCTGCTGGGCCTGCTGCCCGCGGCCTATCTGTACCCGGGTCCGGCCATGGACTACTCCCTGGCAGCGGCTCTCACCCTCCACGGGCACTG GGGTTTGGGCCAGGTGGTGACGGACTACGTCCACGGAAGCAGCTCCATAAAGGTGGCCAACGCCGGCCTCCTCGCCCTCTCGGCGGTCACCTTCGCCGGCCTCTGCTACTTCAACTACCACGACGTGGGCATCTGCAAGGCCGTGGCCATGCTGTGGACCCTGTAG
- the il4i1 gene encoding L-amino-acid oxidase gives MISFGDAQYHNRLKSREEMLGNRTIWLLAACAALTGALQHDAGDPLAKCLQDSDYEELLDIVHRGLPRARTPRHIAIVGAGMAGLTAAKLLEDAGHKVTIIEASKRIGGRVETYRDKSGWYAELGAMRIPSFHRILLAIIEKLGVPVNKFFQDDINTYYYVNGVKSKTYTVENNPDVLRYPVSARERGRSAAQLFDMALWKIRDDLKKSHYDCKKIMKKYDAYSVKEYLEREGNLSQGALQMIGDILNVESFFYTALTETLMIQADINDNSTYSEITGGFDHLPNAFYRVLNCTILLQSKVTRVRQNRRGVTVFFEDRRNPAVRTNITADYVLMTATAKATLFVDFQPPLSAPKMAALRQVHYSGSTKVILGFSKRFWEDDHIRGGKTITDLPSRFIYYPSHGFNGTSGGAILASYTCSDEAARFEGMSEEDLLAMALGDLAEIHGDFIRPLCTGGKVKKWASDPYSLGAFAIFTPYQQTDFASLLFQSERRVHFAGEHTATPHAWIETAMKSALRAARNINSQQ, from the exons ATGATCAGCTTCGGAGACGCGCAGTACCACAACCGCCTCAAGAGCCGGGAGGAGATGCTCGGGAACAGAACGATTT GGCTGCTAGCCGCCTGCGCGGCCCTGACCGGCGCGCTCCAGCACGACGCTGGCGACCCCCTCGCCAAGTGTCTGCAGGACAGCGACTACGAGGAGCTGCTGGACATTGTCCACAGGGGGCTGCCCCGGGCACGCACCCCGCGCCACATCGCCATCGTCGGCGCAGGCATGGCCGGACTGACCGCCGCCAAGCTTCTGGAAGACGCGGGACACAAG GTGACAATAATCGAAGCAAGCAAACGCATCGGGGGCAGAGTGGAGACGTACAGGGACAAGAGTGGGTGGTATGCTGAACTGGGGGCCATGAGGATACCCAGCTTTCACAG GATTCTCCTGGCGATAATTGAGAAACTGGGAGTGCCAGTCAACAAGTTCTTCCAGGACGACATCAACACCTACTACTATGTCAACGGGGTGAAGAGCAAGACGTACACAGTGGAGAACAACCCCGATGTGCTGAGGTACCCCGTGAGTGCGCGGGAGAGGGGCAGGAGCGCCGCCCAGCTGTTCGACATGGCCCTCTGGAag aTCAGGGATGACTTGAAGAAGAGCCACTATGACTGTAAGAAGATTATGAAGAAGTACGACGCCTATTCCGTGAAA GAATATCTGGAGCGTGAGGGAAACCTGAGTCAGGGAGCACTGCAGATGATTGGGGACATTCTGAATGTGGAGAGCTTCTTCTACACTGCGCTGACCGAGACGCTGATGATACAGGCCGACATTAACGACAACAGCAC GTATTCCGAGATCACCGGCGGCTTTGACCACCTGCCGAACGCCTTCTACCGAGTCCTCAACTGCACCATCCTCCTGCAGTCCAAGGTGACGCGCGTCAGGCAGAACCGGCGCGGCGTGACGGTCTTCTTCGAGGACAGGAGGAACCCCGCGGTCCGGACGAACATCACCGCCGACTACGTCCTGATGACCGCCACGGCCAAGGCCACCCTGTTCGTGGACTTCCAGCCGCCGCTGTCGGCCCCGAAGATGGCAGCCCTGCGGCAGGTGCACTACTCCGGCTCCACCAAGGTCATCCTGGGCTTCAGCAAGAGGTTCTGGGAGGACGACCACATCCGGGGAGGGAAGACCATCACGGACCTCCCCTCTCGGTTCATCTACTACCCCAGCCACGGCTTCAACGGCACCTCGGGCGGCGCGATCCTGGCGTCCTACACCTGCTCGGACGAGGCGGCGCGCTTTGAGGGGATGAGCGAGGAGGACCTGCTGGCCATGGCCCTCGGCGACTTGGCGGAAATCCACGGCGACTTCATCCGGCCCCTCTGCACCGGCGGGAAGGTGAAGAAGTGGGCCTCGGACCCCTACAGCCTGGGGGCGTTCGCCATCTTCACCCCCTACCAGCAGACGGACTTCGCCTCCCTGCTGTTCCAGAGCGAGAGGAGGGTGCACTTTGCCGGAGAGCACACCGCCACCCCGCACGCCTGGATCGAGACCGCCATGAAGTCGGCCCTCAGAGCCGCCAGGAACATCAACAGCCAGCAGTGA